In Taeniopygia guttata chromosome Z, bTaeGut7.mat, whole genome shotgun sequence, one genomic interval encodes:
- the LOC140681743 gene encoding uncharacterized protein, whose translation MAADPRPPHILRGILGRAAAGPALGAPCGDRIGAAPGAARRPTGSGGTGTGIRARGFGPRSRRWLLWEPGSAAPSSAGRVGVPGPEDRGGIGAGIGTGTAAPPGPPLPLRLRPVRGCRSPEPPEGREHLRSLARQGRSCRARPVARSVTNARPGTGTGAPDSAGTDAAQGLPVAPRPGAAPHRRAGMLQPGQTAPTAQRDPRERLASPGNGGTAVCRGALTAIPVSDLPELPHSCQVLNAKPQPRRCLKIRGSSAMMSGDFQGASWRCRSDGKLSQVGPTGGVLQAGMCIPFLREKDMQRPLLRL comes from the exons ATGGCGGCGGATCCGCGCCCGCCTCACATTCTGCGGGGGATACTCGGCCGGGCTGCGGCGGGACCGGCGCTCGGAGCGCCGTGCGGAGATCGGAtcggggctgctcccggcgctGCGCGGCGCCCGACGGGCTCAGGTGGGACCGGGACTGGGATCCGGGCCCGGGGATTTGGGCCCCGGTCCCGCCggtggctgctgtgggagccgggcagcgccgctccTTCCTCGGCGGGCAGGGTGGGGGTGCCGGGGCCGGAGGATCGGGGCGGGATCGGGGCTGGGATCGGGACCGGCACCGCCgctccgccggggccgccgctcccgctccgcctGCGCCCGGtgcggggctgcaggagcccggAGCCCCCGGAGGGCAGAGAGCACCTCCGGTCCTTGGctcggcagggcaggagctgccgtgCCCGGCCCGTGGCTCGCAGCGTGACCAACGCACGGCCCGGCACGGGCACCGGGGCACCGGACAGCGCTGGCACGGACGCGGCTCAAGGGCTGCCCGTGGCTCCTCGgccgggggctgctccccacaggcGCGCAGGGATGCTTCAGCCCGGACAGACGGCACCGACAGCCCAGAGGGACCCCAGGGAACGGCTGGCATCACCTGGGAACGGAGGCACGGCCGTTTGCAGAGGGGCTCTGACAGCAATCCCCGTTTCTGACCTCCCCGagctcccacacagctgccag GTACTAAATGCCAAGCCACAGCCTCGGAGatgccttaaaatcagaggttcGAGTGCGATGATGTCTGGAGATTTCCAGGGAGccagctggaggtgcagaagTGATGGAAAACTCTCACAGGTGGGTCCCACTGGaggtgtgctgcaggcagggatgtgcatccctttcctgagggaaaaggacATGCAGAGGCCGCTGCTGAGGCTCTGA